A single Nocardioides bizhenqiangii DNA region contains:
- a CDS encoding NAD kinase: MTTSTGPAGYDTTTPRRVLVLAHTRRSDARDVARAFVKELSAHGIVVRLLRSEAADLEVEPTAYDPAVELTDSETDASRGCELTVVIGGDGSILRAAEVTHKRLTPVLGVNLGHVGFLAEAEHEDVAATIEAIVDQRYTTEDRLTLDVRAYLDGQLVYSTFAVNEASVEKAARERMLEVVVEIDDRPLSRWGCDGVVCATPTGSTAYNFSAGGPIVWPQVEALCIVPLSAHALFARPMVVAPSSVIAIEVLAGNQGAGVLWCDGRRNFDLPPGARIEVSRGLRPVRLVRLHQAPFADRLVAKFGLSVEGWRGSAERRREHRTTGDEPR, encoded by the coding sequence GTGACGACGTCCACCGGGCCGGCCGGCTACGACACGACGACCCCTCGCCGGGTGCTCGTGCTCGCCCACACCAGGCGCAGCGACGCCCGTGACGTGGCGCGTGCGTTCGTCAAGGAGCTCAGCGCGCACGGGATCGTGGTCCGGCTGCTGCGGTCGGAGGCGGCCGACCTCGAGGTCGAGCCCACCGCCTACGACCCGGCCGTCGAGCTCACCGACTCCGAGACGGACGCCAGCCGCGGCTGCGAGCTCACTGTCGTGATCGGAGGCGACGGGAGCATCCTGCGGGCGGCCGAGGTCACCCACAAGCGGCTGACCCCGGTGCTGGGCGTCAACCTCGGACACGTCGGCTTCCTGGCCGAGGCCGAGCACGAGGACGTGGCGGCCACCATCGAAGCGATCGTGGACCAGCGCTACACGACCGAGGACCGGCTGACGCTCGACGTCCGGGCCTACCTCGACGGCCAGCTGGTCTACTCGACGTTCGCCGTCAACGAGGCGAGCGTCGAGAAGGCCGCACGGGAACGGATGCTGGAGGTCGTGGTCGAGATCGACGACCGGCCGCTCTCGCGGTGGGGCTGCGACGGCGTCGTGTGCGCCACGCCCACCGGTTCCACGGCCTACAACTTCAGCGCCGGCGGCCCGATCGTCTGGCCCCAGGTCGAGGCGCTCTGCATCGTCCCGCTCAGCGCGCACGCCCTCTTCGCGCGGCCGATGGTGGTCGCGCCGTCGTCGGTGATCGCGATCGAGGTCCTGGCCGGCAACCAGGGCGCGGGTGTCCTCTGGTGCGACGGGCGACGAAACTTCGACCTGCCGCCGGGTGCCCGGATCGAGGTCAGCCGCGGACTGCGCCCGGTCCGCCTGGTGCGCCTCCACCAGGCGCCGTTCGCCGACCGGCTGGTGGCGAAGTTCGGGCTGTCGGTCGAGGGCTGGCGCGGCAGCGCGGAGCGGCGTCGCGAGCACCGCACGACAGGCGACGAGCCTCGGTGA
- the recN gene encoding DNA repair protein RecN gives MIEELRISSLGVIESSTLELGPGFTVVTGETGAGKTMVVTALGLLLGGRADSGAVRAGARQARVEGVVSADRLEGLASAVEDAGGEVEDHTVVLARNVSAEGRSRAYVGGAGVPVATLAELAEPLVAVHGQSDQHRLLKASTQRAALDVFAGTAAAGPLEHYQQLYERLVATERELAEVVATARERAREADLLRFGVDEIEAVAPRPGEDHELAAEEARLGHADTLRTAAEQAREALSSDHDAPDALGAVAAARGQLDSVREHDPEAGELADRVAEVTYLLSDLAADVASYASGIDTDPARLAGVSERRASLVALTRKYGDSVDAVLAWAEQATRRLLELDATDETIERLAAERVTLRSALAEAAAILTAARREAAERLSTAVTEELALLAMPDARMEIQVRERETPAPPDAGNPPADALLVGDHWVRFHSHGVDEVEFLLAANTGSELRPLHKGASGGELSRVMLAVEVCLADTHPVPTFVFDEVDAGVGGAAAVEIGRRLAALAEHAQVLVVTHLPQVAAFADRHVVVEKSSDGTVTSSGLTTLDDAGREQELSRMLAGMAGSDSALAHARELLQMARSS, from the coding sequence ATGATCGAAGAGCTCCGGATCAGCTCGCTGGGCGTCATCGAGTCGTCCACCCTCGAGCTGGGTCCCGGGTTCACGGTCGTGACCGGCGAGACCGGCGCCGGGAAGACCATGGTCGTCACCGCCCTCGGGCTGCTGCTCGGCGGTCGCGCCGACAGCGGTGCCGTCCGCGCCGGCGCCCGGCAGGCCCGGGTGGAGGGCGTCGTCAGCGCCGACCGGCTCGAGGGTCTCGCGTCCGCCGTCGAGGACGCGGGCGGCGAGGTCGAGGACCACACGGTCGTGCTGGCGCGCAACGTCAGCGCCGAGGGCCGGTCGCGCGCCTACGTCGGCGGTGCCGGCGTCCCCGTGGCGACGCTGGCCGAGCTCGCCGAGCCGCTCGTCGCCGTCCACGGGCAGTCCGACCAGCACCGGCTGCTCAAGGCCAGCACCCAACGCGCCGCGCTCGACGTCTTCGCCGGTACGGCCGCCGCCGGCCCGCTCGAGCACTACCAGCAGCTCTACGAGCGGCTGGTCGCGACCGAGCGCGAGCTGGCCGAGGTCGTGGCCACCGCCAGGGAGCGCGCCCGCGAGGCGGACCTCCTCAGGTTCGGGGTCGACGAGATCGAAGCCGTCGCACCGCGACCGGGGGAGGACCACGAGCTGGCCGCCGAGGAAGCCCGGCTCGGTCACGCCGACACCCTGCGCACGGCAGCCGAGCAGGCGCGCGAGGCGCTGTCCAGCGATCACGACGCGCCCGACGCGCTCGGCGCCGTGGCTGCTGCCCGCGGTCAGCTCGACAGCGTCCGCGAGCACGACCCCGAGGCTGGTGAGCTCGCCGACCGGGTCGCCGAGGTCACCTATCTGCTGTCCGATCTCGCCGCCGACGTGGCGTCCTACGCCTCGGGCATCGACACCGACCCGGCCCGGCTCGCGGGCGTCTCCGAGCGCCGGGCATCCCTGGTGGCGCTCACCCGCAAGTACGGCGACAGCGTCGACGCGGTGCTCGCCTGGGCAGAGCAGGCCACCCGCCGGCTGCTCGAGCTCGACGCGACCGACGAGACCATCGAGCGGCTGGCGGCGGAGCGGGTGACCCTGAGGAGCGCGCTCGCGGAGGCAGCGGCCATCCTCACCGCCGCCCGGCGCGAGGCTGCCGAACGCCTCTCCACCGCGGTGACCGAGGAGCTGGCCCTGCTGGCGATGCCGGACGCCCGGATGGAGATCCAGGTCCGGGAGCGCGAGACCCCGGCGCCCCCGGACGCCGGCAACCCGCCGGCCGACGCGCTGCTCGTCGGTGACCACTGGGTCAGGTTCCACAGCCACGGGGTCGACGAGGTCGAGTTCCTGCTGGCCGCCAACACCGGGTCCGAGCTGCGCCCGTTGCACAAGGGCGCGTCCGGCGGTGAGCTGTCCCGCGTGATGCTGGCGGTCGAGGTCTGCCTGGCCGACACCCATCCGGTGCCGACGTTCGTCTTCGACGAGGTCGATGCCGGCGTCGGCGGGGCCGCCGCCGTCGAGATCGGCCGCCGCCTCGCCGCCCTCGCCGAGCACGCGCAGGTCCTGGTCGTCACCCACCTGCCGCAGGTGGCCGCGTTCGCCGATCGCCACGTCGTGGTCGAGAAGTCCTCCGACGGCACGGTCACCAGCTCCGGGCTCACGACCCTCGACGACGCGGGCCGCGAGCAGGAGCTGTCCCGGATGCTCGCGGGGATGGCCGGATCCGACTCCGCACTCGCCCACGCCCGCGAGCTGCTCCAGATGGCCCGATCCTCCTGA
- a CDS encoding CTP synthase produces the protein MAPPSGTTKHLFVTGGVASSLGKGLTASSLGRLLRSRGLRVTMQKLDPYLNVDPGTMNPFQHGEVFVTNDGAETDLDIGHYERFLDTDLGQIANVTTGQVYSQVIAKERKGEYLGDTVQVIPHITNEIKDRILAMGRGTTPVDIVITEIGGTVGDIESLPFLEAARQVRHDIGRDNCFFLHVSLVPYIGPSGELKTKPTQHSVAALRQVGIQPDAVVCRADRELPDSIKRKISLMCDVDEEAVVTAADAPSIYDIPKVLHSEGLDAYVVRRLNLPFRDVDWTDWDDLLRRVHHPKEEVVVALVGKYVDLHDAYLSVAEALRAGGFAHETRIDLRWIPSDECSTPSGAAKHLQDVDAVCVPGGFGVRGLEGKVGALTYARTHGIPTLGLCLGLQCMVIEYSRNVLGLEKADSTEFDADTPEPVIATMEEQKQIVEGEGDLGGTMRLGLYPARLTAGSLVSEAYGAQEIEERHRHRYEVNNAYRDRLEEAGMVFSGLNPDLDLVEFVELPRDVHPYYVATQAHPELRSRPTRPHPLFAGLIGAALERQRELRIPLDESGLRPEPAEA, from the coding sequence ATGGCGCCACCGAGTGGGACGACGAAGCATCTGTTCGTGACCGGAGGCGTCGCCTCCTCGCTCGGGAAGGGACTCACGGCCTCGAGCCTCGGTCGGCTGCTCCGCAGCCGCGGGTTGCGGGTGACCATGCAGAAGCTGGATCCCTACCTCAACGTGGATCCCGGCACGATGAACCCGTTCCAGCACGGCGAGGTCTTCGTCACCAACGACGGCGCCGAGACCGACCTCGACATCGGCCACTACGAGCGGTTCCTCGACACCGACCTCGGCCAGATCGCCAACGTCACGACCGGCCAGGTCTACTCGCAGGTGATCGCGAAGGAGCGCAAGGGCGAGTACCTCGGCGACACGGTCCAGGTGATCCCGCACATCACCAACGAGATCAAGGACCGGATCCTCGCGATGGGGCGCGGGACCACGCCGGTCGACATCGTCATCACCGAGATCGGCGGCACCGTCGGCGACATCGAGTCGCTGCCCTTCCTCGAGGCGGCCCGCCAGGTGCGGCACGACATCGGCCGCGACAACTGCTTCTTCCTGCACGTCTCGCTGGTTCCCTACATCGGCCCCTCCGGCGAGCTGAAGACCAAGCCCACGCAGCACTCGGTGGCCGCGCTGCGCCAGGTCGGCATCCAGCCGGACGCGGTGGTGTGCCGCGCCGACCGGGAGCTGCCCGACTCGATCAAGCGCAAGATCTCGCTGATGTGCGACGTCGACGAGGAGGCGGTGGTCACCGCGGCGGACGCGCCGTCGATCTACGACATCCCGAAGGTCCTGCACAGCGAGGGCCTCGACGCCTACGTCGTACGACGTCTCAACCTTCCCTTCCGCGACGTCGACTGGACCGACTGGGACGACCTCCTCCGCCGGGTGCACCACCCGAAGGAGGAGGTCGTGGTCGCTCTGGTCGGCAAGTACGTCGACCTCCACGACGCCTATCTGTCGGTCGCCGAGGCCCTGCGCGCGGGTGGCTTCGCGCACGAGACCCGGATCGACCTGCGCTGGATCCCCTCCGACGAGTGCTCGACGCCGTCCGGTGCCGCCAAGCACCTCCAGGACGTCGACGCCGTGTGCGTTCCGGGTGGGTTCGGCGTGCGCGGGCTGGAGGGCAAGGTCGGGGCGCTCACCTACGCGCGCACCCACGGCATCCCGACCCTGGGCCTGTGCCTCGGCCTGCAGTGCATGGTGATCGAGTACAGCCGCAACGTGCTCGGACTCGAGAAGGCCGACTCGACGGAGTTCGACGCCGACACGCCCGAGCCGGTGATCGCGACCATGGAGGAGCAGAAGCAGATCGTCGAGGGCGAGGGCGACCTCGGCGGCACCATGCGGCTCGGCCTCTACCCGGCCAGGCTCACGGCCGGCTCCCTGGTCTCCGAGGCCTACGGTGCGCAGGAGATCGAGGAGCGACACCGGCACCGCTACGAGGTCAACAACGCCTACCGAGACCGGCTGGAGGAGGCGGGGATGGTCTTCTCCGGGCTCAACCCGGACCTCGACCTCGTGGAGTTCGTCGAGCTGCCACGCGACGTGCACCCCTACTACGTCGCGACCCAGGCGCACCCCGAGCTCCGGTCCCGCCCGACCCGGCCGCACCCGCTGTTCGCGGGGCTGATCGGTGCCGCGCTCGAGCGGCAGCGGGAGCTCCGGATCCCCCTCGACGAGTCGGGTCTGCGCCCCGAGCCGGCCGAGGCGTGA
- a CDS encoding NUDIX hydrolase, which yields MSDPLADSPGSWPVVSSTDLHRDGWVVALRRDLINPPGQEQGQDGAEPFGRLVVEHPGAAMALAIDVRDGVEQVCLIRQYRHPGGGTFVEIPAGICDVPGEDPVETAKRELREEVSLEASEWQHLITTYPSVGISSEVHHVYVARGLREVETGYVAEHEEAHLEVFWAPFDDLLAAVRDGRIREGPVAIATLAYAVIQSRS from the coding sequence GTGAGCGACCCGCTCGCGGACTCTCCGGGCTCCTGGCCGGTCGTCTCGTCGACCGACCTGCACCGTGACGGCTGGGTGGTCGCGCTGCGCCGCGACCTGATCAACCCGCCGGGCCAGGAGCAAGGACAGGACGGCGCCGAGCCGTTCGGACGACTGGTCGTGGAGCATCCCGGTGCCGCGATGGCGCTGGCGATCGACGTCCGCGACGGCGTCGAGCAGGTCTGCCTGATCCGGCAGTACCGCCACCCCGGCGGCGGGACGTTCGTCGAGATCCCGGCCGGCATCTGCGACGTGCCCGGCGAGGACCCGGTCGAGACCGCCAAGCGCGAGCTGCGGGAGGAGGTCTCGCTCGAGGCGTCGGAATGGCAGCACCTGATCACGACGTACCCCTCGGTCGGGATCTCGAGCGAGGTCCACCACGTCTACGTCGCCCGCGGTCTGCGCGAGGTCGAGACCGGCTATGTCGCCGAGCACGAGGAAGCCCACCTGGAGGTGTTCTGGGCGCCGTTCGACGACCTGCTCGCGGCGGTTCGCGACGGGCGGATCAGGGAGGGCCCGGTGGCGATCGCGACACTTGCCTACGCCGTTATACAGTCGCGCTCGTGA
- the ald gene encoding alanine dehydrogenase, which produces MRVGVPKEVKNHEYRVAITPIGVNELVAHGHEVFIEAGAGAGSGIPDEEYAAAGASLLPSADEVWGTAEMVLKVKEPIAEEYHRMRPGLVLFTYLHLAADKPLTEELIKREVTAIAYETVQLPSGGLPLLYPMSEVAGCLAPQVGAHSLLKAQGGRGVLLGGVGGVANAKVVVIGAGVAGQNAANIALGMGADVTLLDTDLDKLRMSFWRYNNRVHGLASSKLAIEEQVKQADLVIGAVLIPGAAAPKLVSNALVAQMKPGSVLVDIAVDQGGCFEDTRPTTHADPTFPVHNSIFYCVANMPGAVPNTSTYALTNATLPYAVALADKGWQQACRGDHSLALGLNTHGGRLTNAPVGEAVGIESVELAEALA; this is translated from the coding sequence GTGAGAGTCGGCGTACCGAAGGAAGTCAAGAACCACGAGTACCGGGTCGCGATCACGCCCATCGGCGTGAACGAGCTGGTGGCCCACGGTCACGAGGTCTTCATCGAGGCGGGTGCGGGAGCCGGGTCCGGCATCCCCGACGAGGAGTACGCCGCGGCGGGGGCGTCGCTGCTGCCCTCGGCCGACGAGGTCTGGGGCACCGCCGAGATGGTGCTCAAGGTGAAGGAGCCGATCGCGGAGGAGTACCACCGGATGCGTCCGGGGCTGGTGCTCTTCACCTACCTCCACCTCGCTGCCGACAAGCCGCTCACCGAGGAGCTGATCAAGCGCGAGGTGACCGCGATCGCCTACGAGACGGTGCAGCTTCCCTCCGGCGGTCTGCCTTTGCTCTACCCGATGTCGGAGGTCGCCGGCTGCCTGGCCCCGCAGGTCGGCGCGCACTCGCTGCTCAAGGCCCAGGGAGGGCGTGGGGTGCTGCTCGGCGGCGTGGGCGGCGTCGCCAACGCCAAGGTGGTCGTGATCGGCGCCGGTGTGGCCGGCCAGAACGCCGCCAACATCGCGCTCGGCATGGGGGCGGACGTCACCCTGCTCGACACCGACCTCGACAAGCTGCGGATGTCGTTCTGGCGCTACAACAACCGGGTCCACGGGCTCGCGTCGTCGAAGCTGGCCATCGAGGAGCAGGTCAAGCAGGCCGACCTGGTGATCGGCGCGGTGCTGATCCCCGGCGCGGCGGCACCCAAGCTGGTCTCCAACGCCCTGGTGGCGCAGATGAAGCCGGGCTCGGTGCTGGTCGACATCGCGGTCGACCAGGGCGGCTGCTTCGAGGACACCCGTCCCACGACGCACGCCGACCCGACGTTCCCGGTGCACAACTCGATCTTCTACTGCGTCGCGAACATGCCGGGAGCCGTGCCCAACACATCGACCTACGCACTCACCAACGCGACCCTGCCGTATGCCGTCGCGCTCGCGGACAAGGGCTGGCAGCAGGCCTGCCGCGGCGACCACAGCCTGGCGCTCGGCCTCAACACCCACGGCGGCAGGCTCACCAACGCTCCGGTCGGCGAAGCGGTCGGGATCGAGTCGGTCGAGCTCGCCGAAGCCCTGGCCTGA
- the xerD gene encoding site-specific tyrosine recombinase XerD — protein MTVSPGTAGTTGTIDRAIRTYLDHLSIEKGLAANTLSSYRRDLRRYREFLDEKGIAGLDDIAEATVIEFLVRLREGDAVHPPLSASSAARTVVAVRGLHRFAVADGLSNLDPAAAVKPPSPAKRLPKALPLADVEAILEAAGAPGTPLALRDRALLEVLYGTGARISEAVGLDVDDVDTEAGAEGTVLLRGKGGKERMVPVGSYALEAVSVYLVRSRPALLDGKGTPALFLNARGGRLSRQSAWAVLVKAAERAGVTKDVSPHTLRHSFATHLLDGGADVRVVQELLGHASVTTTQVYTLVTVDNLREVFATAHPRARNG, from the coding sequence ATGACGGTGAGCCCAGGTACGGCGGGGACGACCGGGACCATCGACCGGGCGATCCGGACCTATCTCGACCACCTGAGCATCGAGAAGGGCCTCGCTGCGAACACCCTCTCGTCGTACCGGCGGGACCTGCGGCGCTACCGCGAGTTCCTGGACGAGAAGGGGATCGCAGGGCTCGACGACATCGCCGAGGCGACGGTCATCGAGTTCCTGGTGCGGCTCCGGGAGGGCGACGCGGTGCACCCGCCGCTCAGCGCGTCGTCGGCCGCGCGGACGGTGGTGGCGGTGCGCGGCCTCCACAGGTTCGCGGTCGCCGACGGTCTCTCCAACCTCGATCCCGCGGCAGCCGTGAAGCCGCCCAGCCCGGCCAAGCGGCTGCCCAAGGCACTCCCGCTCGCCGACGTCGAGGCGATCCTGGAGGCGGCGGGCGCACCCGGCACGCCGCTCGCCCTGCGCGACCGGGCGCTGCTGGAGGTGCTCTACGGGACCGGCGCGAGGATCAGCGAGGCAGTGGGTCTCGATGTCGACGACGTCGACACCGAGGCAGGCGCCGAAGGCACCGTCCTCCTGCGCGGCAAGGGTGGCAAGGAACGGATGGTCCCCGTCGGGTCCTACGCCCTGGAAGCGGTCTCGGTCTACCTGGTCCGTAGCCGCCCGGCGCTGCTGGACGGCAAGGGCACTCCGGCGCTCTTCCTCAACGCCCGCGGCGGGCGACTCTCCCGGCAATCGGCCTGGGCGGTGCTGGTGAAGGCGGCGGAGCGAGCAGGCGTCACCAAGGACGTGTCGCCGCACACCCTGCGGCACTCGTTCGCGACCCACCTGCTCGACGGCGGCGCCGACGTACGCGTGGTCCAGGAGCTGCTCGGGCACGCGTCGGTCACCACCACTCAGGTGTACACGCTGGTCACGGTCGACAACCTGCGCGAGGTCTTCGCCACCGCGCACCCCCGGGCAAGAAATGGGTGA
- a CDS encoding DEAD/DEAH box helicase, whose amino-acid sequence MGDGTDPMSSAYDRVLAHAVERGLELYPHQEEAVLELLAGNNVILATPTGSGKSLVALAAHMAALADDRVSFYTAPIKALVSEKFFDLCEVFGADDVGMLTGDVSVNPDAPIICCTAEVLANIALREGERADVGLVVMDEFHFYGEPGRGWAWQVPLIELPHAQHLLMSATLGDVTELAADITRRNERETAVVDDAVRPVPLTFSWSVTPLDETLEELVTTGQGPVYVVHFSQADAVAQASGLAGKSIFDARREAKEAIAERLGDVRFAAGFGKTLSKLLRRGIGVHHAGMLPRYRRLVEQLAQAGLLTVICGTDTLGVGINVPIRTVLFSGLAKYDGQRQRVLKSREFLQIAGRAGRAGFDTAGYVVVQAPEHVIDNERAKAKAAAKNAAMSEEKRAKRGSKAQLKKPPPGTVVWTEQTFDKLVSGRPEPLKSQMKVDNAMLVNVIAREEDAFPVLRRLTMDNHEDRRSQLRLARRAVRLTKSLLASDVLTRLDEVDRFGRRYVLTEALPVDFALNQPLSHFALAALDVLDPDSETFTLDVVSVVEAVLEAPRPLLYAQQHAARGEAIGALKAEGVDYDERMALIEDVTWPRPLAELLEPLYETYRERHPWLSPDALAPKSVVREMWEQGMGFTDLVGRYQVARSEGLVLRYLTDAYRGLRQTVPASHRTEELALLEDWLGETVRQVDSSLLDEWEALSDPDHAAREVLDHAPPPPPRPLSQQGRVFDVMVRNAMWRRVDLVSRDDLDGLEALETAQPGGEMSRDDWDRAIGSYYDEHDRVLTDGDARGPDLLAVERGSSTWRVTQTIHDPAYHHDWVIEAEVDLAASDAAGEAVVRTLGMRRL is encoded by the coding sequence ATGGGTGACGGCACCGACCCGATGAGCTCCGCCTACGACCGGGTGCTCGCCCATGCCGTCGAACGTGGGCTCGAGCTCTACCCGCACCAGGAGGAGGCGGTCCTCGAGCTCCTCGCCGGCAACAACGTGATCCTGGCGACGCCGACCGGGTCGGGGAAGTCACTGGTCGCCCTGGCAGCCCACATGGCGGCTCTCGCCGACGACCGGGTCTCGTTCTACACGGCCCCGATCAAGGCGCTGGTCAGCGAGAAGTTCTTCGACCTGTGCGAGGTCTTCGGTGCCGACGACGTCGGGATGCTCACCGGCGACGTGTCCGTCAACCCGGACGCGCCCATCATCTGCTGCACCGCCGAGGTGCTGGCCAACATCGCCCTGCGCGAGGGCGAGCGGGCCGACGTCGGGCTGGTCGTCATGGACGAGTTCCACTTCTACGGCGAGCCCGGCCGCGGGTGGGCCTGGCAGGTGCCGCTCATCGAGCTGCCGCACGCCCAGCACCTGCTGATGTCGGCGACGCTGGGCGACGTCACCGAGCTCGCCGCCGACATCACCCGGCGCAACGAACGGGAAACCGCGGTCGTCGACGACGCGGTGCGACCGGTGCCGCTGACCTTCTCCTGGTCGGTGACGCCGCTGGACGAGACTCTCGAAGAGCTGGTGACGACGGGCCAGGGACCGGTCTACGTCGTCCACTTCTCCCAGGCCGACGCGGTCGCACAGGCCTCCGGGTTGGCCGGGAAGTCGATCTTCGACGCCCGGCGTGAGGCGAAGGAGGCGATTGCCGAACGGCTCGGGGACGTGCGGTTCGCCGCCGGCTTCGGCAAGACCCTGTCCAAGCTGCTGCGCAGGGGGATCGGGGTCCACCACGCCGGGATGCTGCCCCGCTACCGACGGCTGGTCGAGCAGCTCGCCCAGGCCGGCCTGCTCACCGTCATCTGCGGCACCGACACCCTCGGCGTCGGCATCAACGTGCCGATCCGCACGGTCCTGTTCAGCGGCCTCGCGAAGTACGACGGACAGCGGCAACGCGTGCTCAAGTCCCGGGAGTTCCTCCAGATCGCGGGGCGCGCCGGACGGGCCGGCTTCGACACCGCGGGCTACGTGGTCGTGCAGGCGCCGGAGCACGTGATCGACAACGAGCGCGCCAAGGCGAAGGCAGCAGCCAAGAACGCGGCGATGAGCGAGGAGAAGCGCGCCAAGCGCGGCTCCAAGGCGCAGCTCAAGAAACCACCGCCCGGCACCGTCGTGTGGACCGAGCAGACCTTCGACAAGCTGGTGTCCGGCCGTCCGGAGCCGCTCAAGTCGCAGATGAAGGTCGACAACGCGATGCTCGTCAACGTGATCGCCCGCGAGGAGGACGCGTTCCCGGTGCTGCGCCGGCTCACGATGGACAACCACGAGGACCGGCGCAGCCAGCTGCGGCTCGCCCGGCGGGCGGTGCGGCTCACGAAGAGCCTGCTGGCGTCCGACGTGCTGACCCGCCTCGACGAGGTCGACCGGTTCGGCCGGCGCTACGTCCTGACCGAGGCGCTGCCGGTCGACTTCGCGCTCAACCAGCCGCTGTCCCACTTCGCCCTCGCGGCGCTCGACGTTCTCGACCCTGATTCCGAGACGTTCACCCTCGACGTGGTCTCGGTGGTCGAGGCGGTGCTGGAGGCGCCGCGGCCGCTCCTCTACGCCCAGCAGCACGCCGCGCGGGGCGAGGCGATCGGTGCGCTCAAGGCCGAAGGGGTCGACTACGACGAGCGGATGGCCCTGATCGAGGACGTGACCTGGCCCCGACCGCTCGCCGAGCTGCTCGAGCCGCTCTACGAGACCTACCGGGAGCGGCACCCTTGGCTCTCGCCCGACGCCCTCGCGCCGAAGTCGGTCGTGCGCGAGATGTGGGAGCAGGGCATGGGCTTCACCGACCTGGTCGGCCGCTACCAGGTCGCCCGGTCCGAGGGCCTCGTGCTGCGCTACCTGACCGACGCCTACCGAGGGCTGCGGCAGACGGTGCCGGCGTCGCACCGCACCGAGGAGCTGGCGCTGCTCGAGGACTGGCTGGGGGAGACGGTGCGCCAGGTCGACTCCTCGCTGCTCGACGAGTGGGAGGCGCTCTCCGACCCCGACCACGCCGCGCGTGAGGTGCTCGACCACGCACCGCCTCCGCCGCCGCGACCGCTCAGCCAGCAGGGCCGGGTGTTCGACGTGATGGTGCGCAACGCGATGTGGCGCCGGGTGGACCTGGTGTCCCGCGACGACCTCGACGGGCTGGAGGCGCTCGAGACAGCGCAACCCGGCGGCGAGATGAGCCGCGACGACTGGGACCGCGCGATCGGGTCCTACTACGACGAGCACGACCGGGTGCTGACCGACGGCGACGCCCGCGGGCCCGACCTGCTGGCGGTCGAGCGGGGAAGCTCCACCTGGCGGGTCACGCAGACCATCCACGACCCGGCCTACCACCACGACTGGGTGATCGAGGCCGAGGTGGACCTCGCCGCGTCCGACGCGGCCGGCGAGGCCGTCGTACGAACGCTCGGGATGCGCCGACTCTAG
- a CDS encoding ParA family protein: protein MPVLPDPKPLTEHGPARVISMCNQKGGVGKTTTTINLGAALAEFGRRVLLVDFDPQGSLSVGLGLNPHEMEKTVYNLLLDRTTRLEDVVVPSGVPGMHLLPSNIDLSAAEVQLVHEVAREQTLQRVLAPAIAAYDVILIDCQPSLGLLTVNALTASDGVIVPLECEYFALRGVALLKNTIDKVQERLNPKLEIDGVLGTMFDGRTLHGREVLERLVQAWGDQVFHTVIRRTVKFSDSTVAGEPITSYASESAGAEAYRQLAREVALRCLDV from the coding sequence ATGCCGGTGCTGCCCGACCCCAAGCCGCTCACCGAGCACGGGCCCGCCCGCGTCATCTCGATGTGCAACCAGAAGGGCGGGGTCGGCAAGACCACCACCACGATCAACCTCGGCGCGGCGCTGGCGGAGTTCGGCCGCCGCGTGCTGCTGGTCGACTTCGACCCGCAGGGGTCGCTCTCGGTGGGTCTCGGCCTCAACCCGCACGAGATGGAGAAGACGGTCTACAACCTGCTGCTGGACCGCACGACGCGTCTCGAGGACGTCGTGGTGCCGTCCGGCGTGCCGGGGATGCACCTGCTCCCGTCCAACATCGACCTCTCGGCCGCCGAGGTGCAGCTGGTGCACGAGGTGGCCCGCGAGCAGACCCTGCAACGGGTGCTCGCGCCGGCGATCGCCGCCTACGACGTCATCCTCATCGACTGCCAGCCCTCGCTCGGCCTGCTGACCGTCAACGCCCTCACGGCGTCCGACGGCGTGATCGTGCCGCTGGAGTGCGAGTACTTCGCCCTGCGCGGCGTCGCGCTGCTCAAGAACACCATCGACAAGGTCCAGGAGCGGCTCAACCCCAAGCTCGAGATCGACGGCGTGCTCGGCACCATGTTCGACGGCCGCACCCTGCACGGGCGCGAGGTCCTCGAGCGGCTGGTCCAGGCCTGGGGCGACCAGGTCTTCCACACCGTCATCCGACGGACGGTGAAGTTCAGCGACTCCACCGTCGCGGGCGAGCCGATCACGTCCTACGCCTCCGAGTCGGCGGGTGCCGAGGCCTATCGGCAGCTGGCGAGGGAGGTGGCGCTGCGGTGTCTCGACGTGTGA